A part of Candidatus Zixiibacteriota bacterium genomic DNA contains:
- a CDS encoding transposase, with protein MILTPEDPRQLEISCRAELVEEERLVRAVEHVVDRLDLSVLYSRYSEAGRSFFDPSMQLKVLFFAYCDGVRSCRAIAKHIRYDIRYRYFCGS; from the coding sequence ATGATATTAACTCCTGAAGATCCTCGCCAGTTGGAGATCAGTTGTCGAGCAGAATTGGTGGAAGAGGAACGGTTGGTTCGAGCGGTGGAGCATGTTGTTGATCGTCTGGACTTATCAGTTCTTTATAGCCGTTACAGTGAAGCAGGTCGTTCATTTTTTGATCCTTCGATGCAGCTGAAGGTGCTGTTTTTCGCTTACTGTGATGGAGTTCGCAGTTGTCGAGCGATCGCGAAGCATATCCGTTATGACATACGATACCGTTATTTTTGCGGCAGTC